From Calothrix sp. PCC 6303, a single genomic window includes:
- a CDS encoding protochlorophyllide reductase, producing MEQNRQPTVIITGASSGVGLQAARSLAERGWHVIMACRDIPKTQNAANSLGMSPNNYTIIHLDLASLASVRQFVQDFRNTGKPLDALVCNAAVYLPLLKEPAYSPDGYEISVATNHLGHFLLCNLMLEDLQKSGAKEPRLIILGTVTANPKELGGKIPIPAPPDLGELKGFEAGFKAPISMIDGKKFKSGKAYKDSKLCNVLTMRELHRRYHQSTGITFSSLYPGCVATTALFRNHFPLFQKIFPLFQKNITGGYVSEELAGDRVGDVVAQPEYNQSGMYWSWGNRQKEGRKSFVQEVSNEASDDNKAKKLWELSAKLVGLA from the coding sequence ATGGAACAAAATCGCCAACCAACTGTTATCATTACAGGAGCATCATCAGGGGTCGGTTTGCAAGCAGCGCGATCGCTTGCTGAAAGAGGATGGCATGTCATCATGGCATGTCGTGATATTCCTAAAACCCAAAATGCCGCCAATTCCCTGGGTATGTCACCCAATAACTACACAATTATTCATCTCGATTTAGCTAGTTTGGCAAGTGTGCGGCAATTTGTCCAGGATTTTCGCAACACTGGCAAACCTTTAGATGCTTTAGTTTGTAATGCTGCTGTTTATCTACCTTTATTAAAAGAACCTGCATACAGTCCAGATGGTTACGAAATTAGTGTTGCCACCAATCACTTGGGGCATTTTCTCTTGTGTAATCTGATGTTAGAAGATTTACAAAAATCTGGGGCAAAAGAACCAAGATTGATTATTTTAGGTACCGTCACTGCCAATCCCAAAGAATTGGGAGGTAAAATCCCCATCCCTGCACCTCCAGATTTGGGAGAATTGAAAGGGTTTGAAGCTGGTTTTAAAGCGCCAATTTCCATGATTGATGGTAAAAAATTCAAATCAGGCAAAGCTTACAAAGATAGCAAACTCTGTAACGTGTTAACGATGCGAGAACTCCACCGACGTTATCACCAATCTACAGGTATCACTTTTAGTTCCCTATACCCTGGATGTGTTGCCACCACAGCCTTATTCCGCAACCATTTTCCCCTATTCCAAAAAATCTTCCCCCTATTTCAAAAAAATATTACCGGGGGATATGTATCGGAAGAACTGGCAGGCGATCGCGTGGGAGATGTAGTGGCACAACCAGAGTACAATCAATCGGGAATGTACTGGAGTTGGGGAAACCGACAAAAAGAAGGTCGAAAATCCTTTGTACAGGAGGTTTCCAATGAAGCTAGTGATGACAATAAAGCTAAAAAACTCTGGGAACTGAGCGCCAAGTTGGTGGGATTAGCTTGA
- a CDS encoding ArnT family glycosyltransferase, with protein sequence MFHTRPALNRIYPKLIFSCFSLFIWILPLLIFTSEQTSLMAHDEGLYAGRAKMMLDSGDWIHPWASSHHKTPGYYWIIACSYKLFGVTEFGVRFPSIIFGISCILILYEISKIIFNIRIAWLTGAIFSVEFLWLQYCRLGNPDVVMIFLFLLAILALLKAEKHSQNRCFLDLIAGFSLSLGFLVRSFMIFLPIMALFPYLLGEYRRHRHLNSPFLYLGFIIGLIPTFIWIWLSFLHYGNGGVTELANFAIRLGSNERQGNGILFYFWNIPIKSFPWFFFAVFGWILKVKNPLPKYQLLIVGFPVVLFLELTFFSTRLSHYSLCLYPFIAMLAAIALDHLIKIYQLELNDQYIDFEDTYQPLRGIQVLTRKKQPIGMKEFSLIRNFSYIWGFFGVLTLFVTSLIMTFDNPNFNRYGTLCFVCGFSFLIVPMIFWGRYHRKIKFLSAAYWVAGYLIPAWLGLAVAGGSGFLGNYNPDFKTFVEQPAIAQVLKSSPVNFVGTGGKSEVLMSFYTRTSGMHTENVANLFPGSYAWISNNNLAKASWQYEILGKIKEYSLIRIKTNLTE encoded by the coding sequence ATGTTCCATACAAGACCAGCTTTAAATAGAATCTATCCAAAATTAATATTTTCATGTTTTTCTTTATTTATTTGGATACTACCATTATTAATATTTACTTCCGAACAAACTAGTTTAATGGCACATGATGAGGGACTCTATGCTGGACGTGCCAAAATGATGCTAGATTCTGGTGATTGGATACATCCTTGGGCAAGTTCTCACCATAAAACTCCAGGCTATTATTGGATTATTGCTTGTTCCTATAAATTATTTGGGGTTACTGAGTTTGGTGTTCGTTTCCCAAGTATTATTTTCGGTATATCGTGTATTTTGATCTTATATGAAATTAGTAAGATTATCTTCAATATCAGGATTGCTTGGTTGACTGGTGCTATTTTTAGTGTTGAGTTTCTTTGGTTGCAGTATTGCCGCTTAGGAAACCCAGATGTGGTGATGATTTTTCTATTTTTGCTGGCAATTCTAGCTTTGTTAAAGGCTGAAAAGCATAGCCAAAATCGCTGTTTTTTAGATTTAATTGCTGGGTTTTCTTTATCTTTAGGCTTCCTTGTCAGAAGTTTCATGATTTTCCTGCCAATTATGGCTTTATTTCCCTATTTACTTGGTGAATATCGCCGTCATCGGCATTTAAATAGTCCTTTTTTGTATTTGGGCTTTATTATTGGTTTAATTCCTACATTTATTTGGATTTGGTTAAGTTTCCTCCACTATGGAAATGGTGGAGTGACGGAATTAGCTAACTTCGCAATTAGATTAGGCTCTAATGAACGTCAAGGAAATGGAATATTATTTTATTTTTGGAATATTCCTATCAAATCATTTCCTTGGTTTTTCTTTGCGGTGTTTGGCTGGATTTTGAAAGTGAAAAACCCTTTACCTAAATATCAATTATTAATAGTTGGTTTTCCAGTAGTTTTATTTTTAGAATTGACTTTTTTCTCAACTCGTTTATCGCATTACAGCTTGTGTTTATATCCCTTTATTGCGATGTTGGCAGCTATTGCTTTAGATCATCTAATCAAGATATACCAGTTGGAGTTAAATGATCAATATATTGATTTTGAAGACACTTACCAACCTTTGAGAGGAATTCAAGTTTTAACTCGTAAAAAACAACCTATAGGAATGAAAGAATTTTCTTTAATTCGCAATTTTAGTTATATTTGGGGATTTTTTGGTGTTTTAACTTTATTCGTCACGAGTTTAATTATGACTTTCGATAATCCTAACTTCAACCGCTACGGGACACTGTGCTTTGTCTGTGGTTTTAGCTTCCTGATTGTCCCGATGATATTTTGGGGACGCTACCATCGAAAAATAAAGTTTCTTTCAGCAGCTTATTGGGTTGCTGGGTATTTGATTCCAGCTTGGTTAGGTTTAGCTGTTGCTGGTGGAAGTGGATTTTTGGGTAATTACAATCCTGATTTTAAAACCTTTGTGGAGCAACCAGCGATCGCACAAGTTCTCAAATCCTCTCCAGTTAATTTCGTTGGCACTGGAGGTAAATCAGAGGTTTTGATGTCTTTTTATACTCGTACATCAGGTATGCATACAGAAAATGTCGCTAATTTATTTCCCGGCAGTTATGCTTGGATATCCAATAATAACTTGGCTAAGGCATCTTGGCAGTATGAAATATTGGGGAAAATAAAAGAGTATAGTTTAATACGTATAAAAACAAACTTAACTGAATAG